The proteins below are encoded in one region of Planctopirus limnophila DSM 3776:
- a CDS encoding response regulator — MTKTNERRNIWLIEDNQSFRRALSKTIDAMPAYHCAANFSTAEEALTALEVQSAPELILLDIGLPGMNGISAMKPLRAASPALKIIILTVFDDHNRIFGAICAGADGYLLKTSSAEEIARAIEEVLSGGASMTPQIARKVLELMSNTPPKATVPKSPSDLSLREQDVLKQVVRGLTKDEIARALKLSPHTIDTHLRNIYQKLHVHNRAGAVAIAIRDGLV; from the coding sequence ATGACGAAGACGAACGAACGCCGCAACATCTGGCTGATTGAAGACAATCAGTCATTCCGCCGGGCATTATCGAAAACGATCGATGCCATGCCGGCCTATCACTGTGCGGCCAATTTCTCGACAGCCGAGGAAGCGCTAACAGCACTTGAAGTTCAATCCGCCCCCGAGCTGATTCTGCTGGATATTGGTTTACCGGGCATGAATGGCATCTCGGCCATGAAACCATTACGAGCAGCGTCACCTGCTCTCAAAATCATCATTTTGACAGTCTTCGATGATCATAACCGGATTTTTGGAGCCATTTGTGCGGGGGCCGATGGTTACCTGCTGAAGACTTCTTCGGCGGAGGAAATCGCCCGGGCCATTGAGGAAGTTTTGTCCGGCGGTGCTTCGATGACTCCTCAGATTGCGCGTAAAGTGCTGGAGTTAATGTCGAACACTCCACCCAAAGCGACTGTGCCAAAATCACCCAGCGATCTCAGCCTGCGGGAGCAGGATGTGCTGAAACAGGTGGTGCGGGGGTTGACTAAAGACGAAATCGCCCGCGCATTAAAACTCAGCCCCCACACGATTGATACCCATCTCAGAAACATCTACCAGAAACTCCACGTCCACAACCGCGCCGGTGCCGTCGCGATTGCGATACGAGATGGTCTGGTGTGA
- a CDS encoding histidine kinase: protein MARYAPEVFTPLNLRLWRLLALLLIGLLSTSNLQAEAKTPWFDQLARILSPQVAQLSRSEQDLKSRLASLPLYTPQEVLRAGYHSQFQPSRDDQEWIQVDLGAIRTFESIVLAPVLLRLNDQQIPGYGFPKRFRVEVADQLDFQNPRILADFTAEDFPAPGYFPVQIATPGAIGRYVRITFTRLATLDGNHFVAIGELLVISGMRNIAFWRPVDAKSSIEADLRWSTEYLVDEFSVIPPPVGLQKSPSDGFQQKGPKATQLTITIDLGETYPIDEVRLYPAQPTDSPSSPGWGFPTSFQILLSNSPEFEDAEAILDFSRFELRHWTDRPLIIPVASRRLFRQQLPQLHDMRGEVDLPIDPLPARYVRLIVNVPDERQSPPVAALAEMQVYAGDQNVALKKRVTITHSDTASTGSDKSETASSRWFPAAIVDDFTSRNDIIELANWLKQIDLRRQYEAQLSSVQEKLAQSRSSFWVNAGVGGGGILILSLSFLLTAILWQKGRIHRETTKLRERIASDLHDDIGSNLGTIALMSRNLATETGIPQESTHDLIEISKIATETSQAMRDMLWIIKPAPLTLEEFISQVRQSATRMLGNLDLKIETPKEIPEVTVDIVWRRNLFLSIKEIFHNLSRHSLATAVSITIILDRKSFLLEIVDNGVGFDSQKVLTGDGLPNIRKRIGELHGSIEFLTGTPHTTTLKVPLP, encoded by the coding sequence GTGGCCAGGTATGCACCGGAAGTTTTCACTCCCCTGAATCTCCGGCTGTGGCGACTGCTGGCACTACTGCTAATAGGCTTACTCTCAACTTCAAATCTGCAGGCCGAAGCGAAAACTCCCTGGTTTGATCAACTCGCCCGCATCCTCAGTCCTCAAGTTGCTCAGTTATCTCGCTCGGAGCAGGATCTGAAGAGCCGGTTGGCGTCGCTGCCTCTGTACACACCACAAGAAGTCTTGCGCGCGGGCTATCACTCACAATTCCAACCTTCACGAGATGATCAGGAATGGATTCAGGTCGATCTGGGGGCCATTCGGACATTCGAATCGATTGTGCTCGCTCCTGTCCTGCTCAGGTTGAATGATCAGCAAATCCCGGGCTATGGCTTTCCCAAAAGGTTTCGAGTGGAAGTTGCAGATCAGTTGGATTTTCAGAATCCGAGAATACTGGCCGATTTCACCGCAGAAGATTTTCCCGCACCAGGCTACTTCCCGGTCCAAATTGCGACGCCGGGAGCTATTGGTCGTTATGTACGGATCACCTTCACACGACTGGCAACGTTGGATGGAAATCACTTTGTGGCGATTGGCGAACTGCTCGTCATCTCGGGCATGCGGAACATTGCCTTCTGGCGGCCGGTCGATGCCAAGAGTTCCATCGAGGCCGACTTACGCTGGTCCACTGAATATCTAGTCGATGAGTTCTCTGTCATCCCCCCACCCGTCGGCTTGCAGAAAAGTCCATCCGATGGTTTTCAACAGAAAGGGCCCAAGGCCACTCAGCTCACAATCACCATCGATCTGGGCGAAACCTACCCCATCGACGAAGTGCGGCTCTACCCGGCTCAACCCACCGATTCACCCAGTTCTCCCGGATGGGGATTCCCCACCAGCTTTCAAATCCTCTTAAGCAACTCTCCCGAATTTGAAGATGCCGAAGCGATCCTCGATTTCAGTCGTTTTGAACTGCGTCACTGGACAGATCGGCCGCTGATCATTCCTGTCGCCTCTCGCAGGTTGTTCAGGCAGCAGCTACCACAACTTCACGATATGCGCGGCGAGGTCGATTTACCCATTGATCCACTCCCTGCCCGATATGTGCGATTGATCGTCAACGTGCCCGATGAACGGCAATCGCCCCCAGTCGCAGCGCTGGCCGAGATGCAGGTCTACGCCGGCGATCAGAATGTGGCCCTCAAAAAACGAGTCACCATCACTCACTCTGACACTGCTTCCACTGGGTCTGATAAGTCTGAAACAGCTTCCTCACGCTGGTTTCCCGCTGCGATCGTCGATGATTTCACCAGTCGCAACGACATTATCGAACTGGCGAACTGGCTGAAGCAGATCGATTTACGCCGGCAGTACGAAGCCCAGCTTTCCAGTGTGCAGGAAAAGCTCGCACAGAGCCGCAGTTCGTTCTGGGTGAATGCTGGTGTCGGAGGTGGCGGCATTCTCATCTTGTCACTGAGCTTCTTACTGACGGCCATCCTCTGGCAGAAAGGTCGAATTCACCGCGAAACGACAAAACTTCGCGAACGCATTGCCAGTGACCTGCATGATGACATTGGCAGTAATCTTGGAACCATTGCCCTCATGAGCCGAAATCTCGCGACCGAGACAGGCATCCCGCAGGAATCGACACACGATTTGATTGAGATTTCCAAGATTGCCACCGAGACCAGCCAGGCGATGCGGGATATGCTCTGGATTATTAAACCTGCACCGCTCACTCTGGAAGAGTTCATCAGCCAGGTACGTCAATCCGCGACGCGAATGCTCGGGAATCTGGATCTCAAGATCGAGACACCGAAAGAGATCCCGGAGGTGACGGTCGATATCGTCTGGCGGAGGAATTTATTTCTTTCGATCAAAGAAATCTTTCACAATTTGAGCCGCCATAGCCTGGCGACGGCTGTCTCGATCACGATTATTCTTGATCGCAAATCGTTTCTGTTGGAAATCGTTGATAATGGCGTCGGTTTTGACTCACAAAAGGTGCTGACAGGGGATGGTCTGCCGAACATTCGCAAACGAATCGGCGAACTGCACGGCTCCATCGAGTTCTTGACGGGAACTCCGCACACGACCACCTTGAAAGTGCCACTCCCGTAA
- a CDS encoding DUF1559 domain-containing protein, translating into MMHLSSARRGFTLIELLVVIAIIAILIALLLPAVQQAREAARRTQCRNNLKQIGLALHNYHDVMQCFPFGSISNALNNSGGGGATPSTTATGASLPPTDISWMPMTLPYIDQAPLYNSVSPYFVTTNSRDFPSNLINKVIPAFVCPSDPNGSKLTEFHGATIDRNDGFCGNYLACNGSTEVTVANSRAMDGMFFYRSSVRMRDIIDGTSNTVMLAEVNLVPEVTPNVSRDWRGRYWRADHLSSIFSTNLPPNTTASDRCRTCEGSPVSPTYAPCTASTDPQVIYARSRHTGGVHMALADGSMRFISENIDLGVWRALGTRAGGEVVSEF; encoded by the coding sequence ATGATGCATCTCTCCAGCGCCAGACGAGGTTTTACGCTGATTGAACTGTTGGTCGTCATCGCGATTATTGCGATTCTGATTGCACTGCTTTTACCGGCCGTTCAGCAGGCCCGGGAGGCAGCTCGTAGAACGCAGTGTCGCAATAATCTCAAGCAGATTGGTCTGGCATTACATAATTATCACGACGTGATGCAGTGCTTTCCATTTGGAAGTATTTCGAACGCGCTGAATAACTCCGGTGGTGGAGGGGCGACACCTTCCACGACGGCCACCGGAGCATCGCTGCCACCGACCGACATTTCGTGGATGCCGATGACGCTGCCATACATCGATCAGGCTCCGCTTTACAATTCCGTCTCGCCTTATTTTGTGACGACGAATTCGCGTGATTTTCCGAGCAATTTGATCAACAAAGTCATCCCGGCTTTCGTCTGTCCATCCGACCCGAATGGATCGAAGCTGACCGAGTTTCATGGTGCCACGATCGACCGCAATGATGGTTTCTGTGGGAACTATCTCGCCTGTAACGGCAGCACAGAAGTGACTGTGGCCAATTCGCGAGCAATGGACGGTATGTTCTTCTATCGCTCATCGGTGCGTATGCGTGACATCATCGATGGGACATCGAACACCGTCATGCTGGCAGAAGTGAATCTGGTTCCGGAAGTGACACCAAACGTAAGCCGCGACTGGCGCGGTCGTTACTGGCGTGCCGATCATTTGAGCAGCATCTTCAGCACCAACCTGCCGCCAAATACGACCGCTTCCGACCGCTGCCGGACATGTGAAGGGTCTCCCGTCAGTCCGACATATGCACCCTGCACTGCCTCGACAGATCCTCAAGTGATTTATGCCCGTAGTCGGCATACCGGTGGTGTGCACATGGCTCTGGCCGATGGATCGATGCGATTTATCAGCGAGAACATCGACCTGGGTGTCTGGCGTGCCTTGGGAACTCGGGCTGGCGGTGAAGTGGTTTCGGAATTCTAA
- a CDS encoding signal peptide-containing protein — protein sequence MSTYTNWKSYLPVMALSAGWLLTGLAGCGGGSDAPQRYPILGRVTLDGNPLEHGEVLILPADGKGRPDAGAIKNGEFAFDCTSGSKRVEITSTKEIPPASPGGMPDYVALIPQKYNSASTLTAEVKPSRNVSDNTFEFSLKTK from the coding sequence ATGTCTACATATACAAATTGGAAAAGCTATCTGCCGGTCATGGCCTTGAGTGCCGGATGGCTGCTGACAGGCTTAGCCGGGTGCGGCGGGGGCAGTGATGCACCTCAGCGGTATCCGATATTGGGGCGGGTCACTTTGGATGGAAATCCACTGGAACATGGCGAAGTGCTGATTCTGCCTGCGGATGGCAAGGGGCGGCCCGATGCCGGGGCAATCAAGAATGGAGAATTTGCGTTTGATTGCACCTCAGGTTCGAAACGCGTGGAGATTACTTCTACGAAGGAGATTCCGCCCGCTTCTCCCGGAGGGATGCCCGACTATGTGGCATTAATCCCCCAAAAGTATAACTCAGCCTCGACGTTGACTGCCGAAGTGAAACCCAGCCGGAATGTGAGTGATAACACGTTCGAGTTTTCGTTGAAGACGAAGTAG
- a CDS encoding DUF1559 domain-containing protein produces MRKKHGFTLIELLVVIAIIAILIALLLPAVQQAREAARRSACKNNLKQFGLAIHNYHDVYNMFPRANFETRSTGDNSYWGWSAHSMLLPYFEQANITGDLDFSLAVNESGAGTPNWQMITRRIPVFLCPSDQGPSDPRGGGNSYVMSAGPTLYWGHSGALRGGVPLSEQVGVFNFRARVRIGDITDGTSNTIAASEQIASGSGSPDSKLAESWGPSDFSTINLSFPTQTQMQALGTACKALSDAASATGSVHRRSGNLKEQIHWALGIGGQTVFNTVYNPNSTFPNCVACSGCWSTDNIGVYTARSRHTGGVHVLMADGAVRFVSDNVDNTTWQRLGGRNDGQIASLDN; encoded by the coding sequence ATGCGGAAAAAACATGGTTTCACCTTGATTGAATTGCTCGTGGTCATTGCGATTATTGCCATTCTGATTGCCTTATTGTTACCCGCTGTTCAACAGGCACGCGAAGCGGCCAGAAGGTCGGCTTGCAAAAACAATCTTAAGCAGTTCGGACTGGCAATCCATAATTATCACGATGTTTATAACATGTTTCCGCGTGCGAATTTTGAAACTCGCAGTACCGGTGACAACTCGTACTGGGGTTGGAGCGCCCACTCGATGCTGTTGCCTTATTTTGAGCAGGCGAACATTACTGGTGACCTCGATTTTTCACTAGCAGTGAATGAATCCGGAGCAGGAACTCCCAACTGGCAAATGATCACTCGTCGCATTCCTGTCTTCCTGTGTCCATCGGATCAGGGGCCAAGCGATCCTCGCGGTGGTGGAAACAGCTATGTGATGAGTGCCGGCCCTACGCTTTATTGGGGGCATAGTGGTGCACTACGCGGCGGAGTTCCACTCAGCGAACAGGTGGGTGTCTTTAACTTCCGCGCTCGCGTTCGAATTGGTGACATTACAGATGGCACATCGAACACTATTGCTGCCAGCGAACAGATTGCTTCCGGTAGCGGATCTCCCGATTCCAAGCTTGCGGAAAGCTGGGGGCCAAGTGACTTCAGCACCATCAATTTGTCCTTTCCCACTCAGACCCAAATGCAGGCTCTCGGGACGGCCTGCAAAGCTCTTTCTGATGCTGCTTCAGCGACGGGGTCTGTCCATCGCCGATCAGGAAATTTGAAGGAGCAGATTCACTGGGCCTTAGGAATTGGTGGGCAAACAGTTTTCAACACTGTCTACAACCCGAATTCTACATTTCCGAACTGCGTGGCCTGCAGCGGTTGCTGGTCAACTGACAACATTGGAGTTTATACCGCTCGCAGCAGGCATACGGGCGGTGTACATGTTCTCATGGCTGACGGTGCTGTCCGATTCGTGAGCGATAACGTCGACAATACCACATGGCAACGACTCGGCGGCCGAAATGATGGACAGATTGCCTCGCTCGATAACTGA